One window of the Sparus aurata chromosome 7, fSpaAur1.1, whole genome shotgun sequence genome contains the following:
- the LOC115584573 gene encoding interferon-inducible GTPase 5-like isoform X1: protein MDASPRTAVFSRITMDTPHDCESVEEIKEALQNNNQAKAMAKIQEYLDRQNNIPLNIAITGETGSGKSTFVNAFRGIKDGDAGAAPTGVRETTKKPTPYPHPNYPNVKLWDLPGVGGRHFPADQYLNDVGFEKFDFFIIFSDTRFRENDVKLAREIQRMKKKFYFVRSKIDNDLRAQKRSQREFSETETKEQIKEDCIQCLQEQGIQSPQVFLVSSFELHLHDFSLLTETLERELPEHKRNALLFAMPNISLEIINKKKKAFQAKIKWHATLSAAAAGVPVPGLSIAVDAALLAGVVTQYVFGFGLDRPSLKSLAESSGVPFDDLMTVIISPLAAREMTADLIIKVLSQCAGTAALIAAEEGSRLIPIIGIPAAMALSFTATYSTLNFILNNIAADAQKVFEKALG, encoded by the exons atggacgcttctccacgtacagctgtg TTTTCAAGGATCACCATGGATACTCCACATGACTGTGAATCAGTTGAAGAAATTAAAGAAGCTCTACAAAACAACAATCAGGCCAAAGCTATGGCAAAGATCCAAGAGTATCTGGACAGGCAGAATAACATTCCACTAAATATTGCCATCACAGGAGAGACCGGCTCTGGTAAATCCACCTTTGTTAATGCCTTTAGAGGCATCAAAGACGGGGATGCTGGAGCTGCTCCTACTGGGGTTAGAGAAACCACCAAAAAGCCCACACCATACCCCCATCCAAACTATCCCAATGTTAAACTGTGGGATCTTCCAGGTGTTGGCGgcagacattttccagctgatcAGTACCTTAATGATGTTGGATTTGAGAAGTTTgacttcttcatcatcttctcagACACTCGCTTCAGAGAAAATGACGTGAAACTCGCCCGGGAGATCCAGAGGATGAAGAAAAAGTTCTACTTTGTTCGCTCAAAGATTGACAACGATTTGCGAGCTCAGAAACGGAGTCAGAGAGAGTTCAGTGAGACCGAGACTAAGGAACAAATCAAGGAAGACTGCATTCAAT GTCTTCAGGAACAAGGTATTCAGTCTCCACAGGTCTTCCTGGTGTCCAGCTTTGAGCTCCACCTGCATGACTTCAGTCTCTTAACGGAGACACTGGAGAGAGAACTTCCTGAACACAAGAGGAACGCTCTGCTGTTTGCCATGCCCAACATCAGCCTGGAGATcatcaacaagaagaaaaaggctttcCAAGCCAAAATAAAGTGGCATGCTACtctttctgcagctgcagcaggagttCCAGTTCCTGGGCTTTCTATTGCTGTTGATGCAGCTTTGCTGGCTGGTGTTGTCACACAATACGTATTTGGTTTTGGTCTTGATAGACCATCACTGAAGAGTCTGGCTGAAAGCTCAGGTGTGCCATTTGATGATTTGATGACTGTCATCATTTCACCACTGGCTGCACGCGAAATGACCGCTGATCTTATCATCAAGGTGTTAAGTCAGTGTGCAGGTACAGCTGCATTAATAGCAGCAGAGGAAGGGTCCAGACTCATTCCAATAATTGGAATCCCAGCAGCAATGGCCCTGTCTTTCACCGCGACTTACAGTACTTTGAATTTTATACTCAACAACATTGCTGCTGATGCACAGAAGGTGTTTGAAAAGGCCCTGGGCTGA
- the LOC115584573 gene encoding interferon-inducible GTPase 5-like isoform X2, producing the protein MDTPHDCESVEEIKEALQNNNQAKAMAKIQEYLDRQNNIPLNIAITGETGSGKSTFVNAFRGIKDGDAGAAPTGVRETTKKPTPYPHPNYPNVKLWDLPGVGGRHFPADQYLNDVGFEKFDFFIIFSDTRFRENDVKLAREIQRMKKKFYFVRSKIDNDLRAQKRSQREFSETETKEQIKEDCIQCLQEQGIQSPQVFLVSSFELHLHDFSLLTETLERELPEHKRNALLFAMPNISLEIINKKKKAFQAKIKWHATLSAAAAGVPVPGLSIAVDAALLAGVVTQYVFGFGLDRPSLKSLAESSGVPFDDLMTVIISPLAAREMTADLIIKVLSQCAGTAALIAAEEGSRLIPIIGIPAAMALSFTATYSTLNFILNNIAADAQKVFEKALG; encoded by the exons ATGGATACTCCACATGACTGTGAATCAGTTGAAGAAATTAAAGAAGCTCTACAAAACAACAATCAGGCCAAAGCTATGGCAAAGATCCAAGAGTATCTGGACAGGCAGAATAACATTCCACTAAATATTGCCATCACAGGAGAGACCGGCTCTGGTAAATCCACCTTTGTTAATGCCTTTAGAGGCATCAAAGACGGGGATGCTGGAGCTGCTCCTACTGGGGTTAGAGAAACCACCAAAAAGCCCACACCATACCCCCATCCAAACTATCCCAATGTTAAACTGTGGGATCTTCCAGGTGTTGGCGgcagacattttccagctgatcAGTACCTTAATGATGTTGGATTTGAGAAGTTTgacttcttcatcatcttctcagACACTCGCTTCAGAGAAAATGACGTGAAACTCGCCCGGGAGATCCAGAGGATGAAGAAAAAGTTCTACTTTGTTCGCTCAAAGATTGACAACGATTTGCGAGCTCAGAAACGGAGTCAGAGAGAGTTCAGTGAGACCGAGACTAAGGAACAAATCAAGGAAGACTGCATTCAAT GTCTTCAGGAACAAGGTATTCAGTCTCCACAGGTCTTCCTGGTGTCCAGCTTTGAGCTCCACCTGCATGACTTCAGTCTCTTAACGGAGACACTGGAGAGAGAACTTCCTGAACACAAGAGGAACGCTCTGCTGTTTGCCATGCCCAACATCAGCCTGGAGATcatcaacaagaagaaaaaggctttcCAAGCCAAAATAAAGTGGCATGCTACtctttctgcagctgcagcaggagttCCAGTTCCTGGGCTTTCTATTGCTGTTGATGCAGCTTTGCTGGCTGGTGTTGTCACACAATACGTATTTGGTTTTGGTCTTGATAGACCATCACTGAAGAGTCTGGCTGAAAGCTCAGGTGTGCCATTTGATGATTTGATGACTGTCATCATTTCACCACTGGCTGCACGCGAAATGACCGCTGATCTTATCATCAAGGTGTTAAGTCAGTGTGCAGGTACAGCTGCATTAATAGCAGCAGAGGAAGGGTCCAGACTCATTCCAATAATTGGAATCCCAGCAGCAATGGCCCTGTCTTTCACCGCGACTTACAGTACTTTGAATTTTATACTCAACAACATTGCTGCTGATGCACAGAAGGTGTTTGAAAAGGCCCTGGGCTGA